gacaAGCCTCACCGCACCATTAATGATATAACATAAGAGCTTTTCTACTGCTAGTTTCGATTTCGTTTCCAGAAGGAtgctgtgtcgtgacgtcacgacacggTATGTCGGAGGAGCAAGATCATGAGCAGGACATTGCACATGCGCCGACCGAGTGAGCCGGAGCGAGGACATCGAAACGTCGCGGTGCCCTAGTTTCACGTAacgccccttaaacttcgtaaagtagtgccacgctttgaagaattctgcctcctcctcgcgcgctgaggccgacgccgcgtcgctattggcctaatagcatcacgtgggccctcgcgctgtgcaatgcctcctttactaaaGGTCtgttcgattcagccaagtttctctgcaccttctgcacctattcgcggtgcactgcacctagaccctcgattccccgaggtgcagcagtgcaccctgcactccagtgctcgattgaacggggtgcaaggcaaggtgccgccgcggtgcactgcacccttgaaccttgcagcgagtgggtgcagccaggcaccccctgcaccttttcgtttatggtgccgtgcaccttttttctgaatcgaacaaaccttaaggtctattcgattcagccaagtttctctgcaccttctgcacctattcacggtgcactgcacctagaccctcgattccccgaggtgcagcagtgcaccctgcactccagcgctcgattgaacggggtgcaaggcaaggtgccgccgcggtgcactgcacccttgaaccttgcagcgggtgggtgcagccaggcaccccctgcaccttttcgtttatggtgccgtgcaccttttttctgaatcgaacaaaccttaaggtctattcgattcagccaagtttctctgcaccttctgcacctattcacggtgcactgcacctagaccctcgattccccgaggtgcagcagtgcaccctgcactccagcgctcgattgaacggggtgcaaggcaaggtgccgccgcggtgcactgcacccttgaaccttgcagcgggtgggtgcagccaggcaccccctgcaccttttcgtttatggtgccgtgcaccttttttctgaatcgaacaaaccttaaggtctattcgattcagccaagtttctctgcaccttctgcacctattcacggtgcactgcacctagaccctcgattccccgaggtgcagcagtgcaccctgcactccagcgctcgattgaacggggtgcaaggcaaggtgccgccgcggtgtactgcacccttgaaccttgcagcgggtgggtgcagccaggcaccccctgcaccttttcgtttatggtgccgtgcaccttttttctgaatcgaacaaaccttaaggtctattcgattcagccaagtttctctgcaccttctgcacctattcacggtgcactgcacctagaccctcgattccccgaggtgcagcagtgcaccctgcactccagcgctcgattgaacggggtgcaaggcaaggtgccgccgcggtgcactgcacccttgaaccttgcagcgggtgggtgcagccaggcaccccctgcaccttttcgtttatggtgccgtgcaccttttttctgaatcgaacaaaccttaaggtctattcgattcagccaagtttctctgcaccttctgcacctattcacggtgcactgcacctagaccctcgattccccgaggtgcagcagtgcaccctgcactccagcgctcgattgaacggggtgcaaggcaaggtgccgccgcggtgtactgcacccttgaaccttgcagcgggtgggtgcagccaggcaccccctgcaccttttcgtttatggtgccgtgcaccttttttctgaatcgaacaaaccttaaggtctattcgattcagccaagtttctctgcaccttctgcacctattcacggtgcactgcacctagaccctcgattccccgaggtgcagcagtgcaccctgcactccagcgctcgattgaacggggtgcaaggcaaggtgccgccgcggtgcactgcacccttgaaccttgcagcgggtgggtgcagccaggcaccccctgcaccttttcgtttatggtgccgtgcaccttttttctgaatcgaacaaaccttaaggtctattcgattcagccaagtttctctgcaccttctgcacctattcacggtgcactgcacctagaccctcgattccccgaggtgcagcagtgcaccctgcactccagtgctcgattgaacggggtgcaaggcaaggtgccgccgcggtgcactgcacccttgaaccttgcagcgggtgggtgcagcccggcactccctgcactttttcgtttgaggtgccgtgcacctttttctgaatcgaacaaacctctAGATGCCCGTcgtgttgctcgctttcccattgtagccgcggttcccttagttgaagttagttcagcataaattccgtgaggcggcgctcgttgccttttcaacttccggcggatgtggcagcgccGGCTGAATCGGGCGTCTGTTAACGGGCGTTATCGCGGGCCTCCGAGACGGTGACAGATGCCACgttaatctcagaggccgcagcacgtgattgcaagttgcaggcgttcgccatgagaggcgctcgttgcctgCGGTGTGACGCGATGAACGCGTGTTCCGGGCGCGTTCGGTGTGAACGCGAATATGTTTGCGTGGGAACGTTCTGCGCGGACGCATTCACTCCTGCGTTCACAGCGCGCGTACGGTGTACATATCGGGTACTGGACCCTGTGTACACAAGGTGCCTTTCTTTAACGTTAACAGAATGTTTTTTGTTTAGTTCgcctgcagtggcgtagcaacagggggggccgggcggccgtgggccccgggtgcaaggggccagtgggggggggggggggggtgtcatatacgtctgaagacacccctctttccgccggctacaccctgggaggggggtgacagaagacctatgggccccgggtgccagacgacctagctacgccactgttcgCCTGTATGGCCTATAGCACACATTtacattgagctggattactcgaaaaAGCCAACGAGTCggcaaggcgcatccacttggaagaAATTTTGAAAATGGCGCCAGTTTTTAGATAAAAGTGCCGTCAGGTTCGCGATAGAACGAATTGTTTCCTTCCTCTTAGATTTGTGTAACGAAACGCCTTTCCGTGTATTGAAACCCAAAAACTAAATgggacaccaatgcatttcgtgtCACACTTTGGGAACGCATATCTAGAAACTGCAGCGTCATTCCCAGAGTTCGACGTGGATATGACGCGCGAACTCGCTGGCTGCAATTGATAAATTGCAATAAACTATTTGCCGCGGAAGGTAGCTCAAGTAATtgggaggaagctttagctcggggttTCCTATCCAATTtcgtgggaaaggagaaatcgtttttctcggcaaccactgcacccaaAATTGATGAGGTTTGTGAAATGTgaaattgtgaaattttggtgacTGGTAGAAGTGAATTTTTTTCATTAAGGCAGACAATTTTTTCGTGATTGTTGcgaatcgcaaattttcaaaaaaagaaggagaaataaaggaacaacaacaaaactatcaagtatacaactctgtaagtcggcaatgaaaattgatatcataaacttgtaaattgcatctaatagtacatctaaagcggacaaaattgatgtattatgcaTGGCTCTCAAGTACACCATTAAAGATATGggcaggacttttgcaaaacactTGAAAATATTGTAAAATATTCACCTAACATATCAATTGTCATATCaatgtttcaaacatcacttacagagCATACAGGgacaagggaccaaaagaacgacgaaggcaagcgctgacttccaacggATTTTTATTTTGAGTGACACGCTTTGtggggggcgcttttgtcttggtgtctcaaTATATATGCGTGTCACTcaaaataaaaattggttggaagtcagcgcttgtcgtcgtcgttcttttggtcccttgtcCCTGTATGctctgtaagtgatgtttgaaacaatggaataccaactagcccgtacccaaaccttgtgtcatatcaagtttgtccgctttggatgctctaacgaACGCAGTTAAGGGAACTGCGATATATATTCTTGGCGCAGAGTTACAAATTTGTAAATTTTGTGCTTtgtatttttttcaagcttaccaaTGTTGGGCAATGTTTTTAAATAAAGAATTCAAGCCCCAAATCAATATTCCACTTCATGAGTCACTGCGATCTGACTTCTTTTCTCACAAaagcaacaaacttcattaacaTTGGCCCAAGGGTTATCCTGGAAacgcatttctgcgttttacgtgtactTAAATATGCGGTATCGCAGTTGGGTCTGAGCTAAAGCACCCTCTTACGAGAGAGGAGGTGCTATTACTTGTCGCACGTGCATTACAGGTCTCTTTTCTTCCCCTCCCACTTGGAAAACTCTCGATAACATAAACTGGTACGGGGAAGTATTCTCCTCCCAACGCCCCTATCTCGAtatatatcccccccccccccccaccccgagcTGTATATGACGTTGCTGACGAAGCTCACAGATAAATTGCGATAAACACAGCGTCTATCCTCCGAACGAAGGCAACTGTGGAGAAATAtcaggaggaagctttagcccgaAGCCATATTCCTAGTTCCCTGTTCAAATACGTCTATACATGTTCCCTATGAAAAGAATGATAAACCCCTGGAAGCTCCTGTATGGGAAGAGAGAtaccgctttttcttttctttctcgccaACCCACTGAACCTGATTCAGTGGTGCAGGCATGCAGGGGCTGACACACCGGGCACgtgccacctccccccccccctccccccacacagTCCGCCGGCACATTGTAGCACGAAGGCACAATTACAAACAAGGAACACAGGTACACGTCACAGGCGCGTGTATGCGTCTCTCCTTTGTAATTGTCCCGTCGCGCTGCAATGTGTCGTTGAGCAAACAACCGACTAGCCCGACAAGTCCTTCTGCAGAATCTTCTTTTGTGCGAGTATGGCGCCTGCCGATCCCACCCTCTCCCCTGCCCACCCTTCCACCCCCAGGTAAATGTGCCCACCCCTATTCCCCCCCACCGCCACCCGAAAAAAAGTATCGCTacgacagttttcataaaaacgcgCTAAAAACGAAGGTGAAAGGAACACGTATAACAGGACAGGTTCCAACTGGCGTTCATTGCAAACGGTCCTCTGTTTATGCCCTGCGCATCGGTTACGTCATGCCCCCATCATCATGCACACATGAGGAGCAGAAAAAAAGGGGTCATTTGGGAATCGTCATCATACTCACAAGCGTTTGTGTGCATGATGATGAGTGCATGATGTGCCTGAAGCGCAGAGCATAAATAGATGACCGTTTGCaataaacgccagttggaagCAGCGCctgtcctgtcgtatgtgttccttcgtctTCGTTTTTAGCGCGTTCTTATGAAAACTGTCAAAATGAacaaactcgcccaaatcaaggtattcTTGCTGCGCCACTGACCTGATCTGATTAGGTATGTTGCGTTAAAAAAGAAGTTAAACTCTACCGATTGTAGGGAGCAGGGATGTCTTTATGTAAACTGCCAATTTATATCCTAGATTGTCGTCGTCGTCCCCcccgccccaaaagaaagaataatcTCATCTATATAAGGGCTATCACAATTCTGCAAAGTGCAGCTGTCGAGACATGCAGAGTTGACAAAACTGCTACGTTGTCCGCCGCTCTGAAATGCGTCAATAATTACgatttttgaaagaaaaaaaaaagatacgaaaACCGCAGACAATTAAATCATTTTGACGTAATCCGCGAAATAATGCATGACATCTGTTTGCTACAAACGGCATTGCAGATGCACTTTTAATGACATTATCATTTTCCGGTACCTATGTCCGGATCCAACCTTTATTCATTTCACGCCAACTTCAGTCACTGAGTATGTTCCACTCGGTATCTGCCACTCCTCATAATAATCATCGCGACATCTAAAACATATCATCCCATATTACGCATCCATCACAAGAtagattgctaatcgcattaacgtcatcAATCATATCTAAAGTATGGATAcgccgtcatttctttttttagaatCGTGATAAATGTGTTTGGTCCAGAGTTATCAAGTAGCGAACTTCGtgtttaaatttctttttgcCGAAATTTATTGATATTAGGCAatttccgtaaaaaaaaaaatctcagacGCCTAAATAAAATTTGGCTGCCGAAATGAGTAGAATTGTGCTTTCTCCAATCGATGCAACCAGCTTCATTAAAATCGGCTAAGCTGTTGTCTCGTGAGAGACATCTTCGATTCGAACGTATATGCAGAGGGAAATAAGCATTAGCCGGGGCCCCGAGCTGAAAAAGCGTCGTCTTCATGCGTGCTAGTGAACCAGTCGGTTCAGGTCATCGACAGCGTAGTCTTTGGCGTGAACAAGACGTAAGCGAGCGGCTGTCCTGCCCATATTTTTGGTGTTTGTCTAGCTGGCtctgaaaaagaagaagaaggagaagaagaagaagaaaaaaggaatactacgaaataacaaactattgcaagcaaaaaaggcgaatctacccgcctccaaacgcaagcctcacgcgagcgcaagcctcgatcctgcgtcgaatccaaactaaatcgttccccagcccacattggctagccataattaccaacgggcaatggaacccaatatgtcaaaactgcacaaatcaaacattggctacccaaaatcacattctttgggggtgcgagggcttaccccctcccaggtcgctcctgccagctccctcacaacagacgtgggaagagctgctgagaacgccggatgaaaaagtacaaaaagccctcgttgcctgggccgaaagggtcgctcctcgtgaggggccattctaggactcgggcctgccagatcataactgagcagtctcaataaagttgttaccaccacctacGCTATCCCCGAGGAATATCGAAGTTTGGCTTCTCCGCACAATAGTGCTTAATGCGGTAAAGCCACATTCGACGGAGCTTTCTTTAACGAGCCGCTGCAGCACCACTTTGAAAAATGGGTTAACTTTCCCGCGCGTATTCCTAGCTCTCCTGGTGGGTCCAGAAAACAAACGAGGGGATTGTTTGCggataagaaaacaagaaataaaacactttgTTTTTGTTCGAGTTTCGTGTTCTTGGAATAAAGAGGCAAACGTGGGCTTTCGCAGTGCGCCGAACTTGGCTCCAGAATTCCCGCTATAAAAACGGGAGTACTAAACAGAGTGGCGTAGAATGCAAACTGTTTTCGTCAGGAAGCCGCGTGGCCTTCTTCGGTTCCACAAATGGCCCTTTTTTTCTGCTCCTATATCGTATTTCTCATCCTTACGCGGGATAATGTCTTTGCGCGCGAGCTTAACCGTCACTCGCTAAGCCGGCGCGCCCAGGGTCGTCTTTTTCCTTCCACCCTCCTCTCCCTTGTCACGCTGCGCGACCCCTCAAGGCGAGGCGTCTCTAACGCCAACTGGAAAACGTCGAGAATGCGCGCAATCCGCGCACGTACGACACCAGCGGAGTGAAGGGCGCGTCCCCCAGCGTTGGCCACGACCGAAtctggggaagagagagagagcgatgtgGCGCATGGTACGCTCACTGCGTCAGCGCTGGAGCTTGGATTTCCATTGAGAGGTACGggcgctcgctcactcactcgctccGCAGCGCGCGACAGCCCGTCTGCCAGCACTCATCGCCAACCCCCCCACCCACAACCTTCGGCTGAGCGAGCGGGCCGCAGAGAAGGGAACGCGCGGTTTCCGCGCGCGCACCCACGTGCGTTCTCCCCCCGCGGCTCCCTTCCTCCCCGACAACCCGTACCCCTCAGCTGACGTCACGCGCGCTCCGCGCGCCAGGGGATCGATGCCGGCGTCCGGCGCCATGGCGTAGCGCGCACCACCGCCGTGTACGGCTTGGCCGCGATGGCCGAGGTGAGCTTCACCAAGCGAGCGGCGGCCGAGCTGAGCCGCTGCTTCAACGGGCTCGCCGTGCGAGCCAAGGGTGGACTGCAACACGAGTCGCCCGCGACCGCGACCGGCGGCAACAGCGGCGTCGCGGCGACAGCGACCAGACGCGGCCGCGGAGGAGGAACGGGAAATGCAGGAGCAGCGCCGCCCGGACGCGTCGGCGGTTCCGCAACAGCCAACGCTCCGGCGGCCGCCCCGGtggccgccaccaccgccgcgcGCGACCCCGCCGCCGCGGTCGCAACGTCGAACGCCGCCGCGGCGGCAGCGGCCGTAGTCGCGGCGGCCGCCGCGACGCGTCCCCGAACGGCCGCCGAGATGCTGCGCGACCCGGAGTTCCTGTCGCGCCTGTTCTCGCACTTTCGGGGCCGCGAGCGGCTGCCCCTCGCCTCGGTGTGTCGCGCGTGGAGGGACGCCCTGTACGACCCTCGCCACTGGCGAGACATGGCCGCCGTGCTGCGGTGCCGGGAGCTGCGCCGGGAGGGCGCCGACTCGCGCCGCCGTCTGCTCGAGTCGCTCGAGCGGCGCGGCATGGACGCCGTCTGGCTCGTCGGCGCCTCGGACGAGGACCTCGCCGACGTCGTGTCGCTGGGCGCCGCGCTGCTGAGCCACGCGCGGCTCGTGGCGCTGCGATGTTCGAGCGTCTCGGACCGCGGGCTCGAGTCCCTCCTGGCGGCCGCGCCGCGCGTCTCGGCACTCGAGCTGTTCGGCTGCAACGAGCTGACGGACGCCGGACTGTGGGCCGCGCTGCGACCCACGGTCACGTCGCTGACGCTCGCCGACTGCATCAACGTGGCCGACGAGACGCTGGCCGCCGTGGCGCAGCTGCTTCCGGCGCTGCGAGAGCTCAACCTGCAGGCGTACCACGTCACCGACGCCTCGCTGGCCCACCTCGGAGGAGGAGTGGGttcgcaccaccaccaccaacagcagcagctgcagcaccaGTCGCAGCTGGTCGTGCTGCGACTGCGCTCCTGCTGGGAGCTCACCAACCAGGGTCTGGTGCAGCTGGTGCAGGCGGTGCCCCAGCTGCGCGAGCTGTCGCTCTCGGGCTGCACCAAGATCAGCGACGACGGCGTCGAGCTGCTCGCCGAGAACCTGCGGCAGCTGCGCGTGCTCGACCTGTCGTGGTGCCCGCGCGTCACCGACGCCAGCCTCGAGTTCATCGCGTGCGACATGACGCAGCTGCAGCAGCTCACCCTAGACCGGTGCGTCGACCGTCtcgcctctttttctttttctttttttactgttctATGCACGTTCGATCCTCGCGCGCACTGCCTCAAATGCACACTATATGCCAGGTCTCTGGCACACTCAGTATTATACTAGCCCTGCACGTGCATTCGTTGTCGCAAAAAACTCTTAGCTCGCGGTTTTACATACTTGGCGCCACGTTGAAGAGACACTTAGCGCGCCCGCCTTGTTTCTGTGGCAGCTCGTGTTGTTTCAGCTTCGACCCACAACTTGTCGTTCAGATGGCGGCACGCTTGCTCGTGCAGATCTGTCGGCGAAGCTCGTGAGATTTTTTTGTTCGCCTTCTTCTGTCAGTCAGTCCACACCGTATATATTATCGCGGTGAATGCTTAACGCGAGCATTCTGTCAGTGGTGCAGCACCTGCTACGTTTTTACGACAGATGTAAAAGTTCACGATACTGTGAAAGACTTCGTGCAGCGTGGTATTGAACTGCCTGCAGAATACTCCTGTATAATTTTCACGAAGCAGCACATGCGCGTGCCACGGTAGTACATACGCTGCAGGCTGTATATACACTCGAGCGCCTGTGTACAACGAAATGACcagtataacgaaggaataattctgttcTGGTTCTTGCGTGTACAATGCGGTGCGCAACCTTATACAACGAAGTGACCCGTATAACGAAGTGATTTCGGATACCCGAAGCACTTCGTCATAAAAGCGTTCGACTGTTACCAAGTCTTGGCATGCTTACGTGCGTATATACAGGTTACGCGGACACGTACGCAGACCTGACGAATTACGCGTCTCGTCCGCAGGTGTATGCACATCACGGACATTGGCCTGGGCTACCTGTCCACGATCCCCAACCTGTCGGTCCTTTATCTGCGCTGGTGCTCGCAGATACGAGACTTCGGCCTGCAACACCTGTGCACCATGAAGAGCCTGCGGATACTGTCGGTGGCCGGTGAGTGACAAAGCACTTTTATAGCTTTACTTACGCGTGATCACCGCATAACTCGTTCTCCCCGCCTGATGAATGGTATTGATGTTGATGCACCACACGGGTTATACGAGAGCTCGTTGACCAGCCGCTGACTCCAACTTGCCGCGCAAGCGGCATTGTGGACCCGGGATAACGAAAAGTTCGATGCGCGTAGA
Above is a genomic segment from Dermacentor andersoni chromosome 8, qqDerAnde1_hic_scaffold, whole genome shotgun sequence containing:
- the LOC126529011 gene encoding uncharacterized protein, which encodes MAEVSFTKRAAAELSRCFNGLAVRAKGGLQHESPATATGGNSGVAATATRRGRGGGTGNAGAAPPGRVGGSATANAPAAAPVAATTAARDPAAAVATSNAAAAAAAVVAAAAATRPRTAAEMLRDPEFLSRLFSHFRGRERLPLASVCRAWRDALYDPRHWRDMAAVLRCRELRREGADSRRRLLESLERRGMDAVWLVGASDEDLADVVSLGAALLSHARLVALRCSSVSDRGLESLLAAAPRVSALELFGCNELTDAGLWAALRPTVTSLTLADCINVADETLAAVAQLLPALRELNLQAYHVTDASLAHLGGGVGSHHHHQQQQLQHQSQLVVLRLRSCWELTNQGLVQLVQAVPQLRELSLSGCTKISDDGVELLAENLRQLRVLDLSWCPRVTDASLEFIACDMTQLQQLTLDRCMHITDIGLGYLSTIPNLSVLYLRWCSQIRDFGLQHLCTMKSLRILSVAGCPQVTARGLSGLAQLRQLQELELTNCPGATAELLAFLREQLPHCLVVD